The following proteins come from a genomic window of Nostoc sp. TCL26-01:
- a CDS encoding glycosyltransferase — MNELNSTLPLISVIIPAYNCEKTIKATINSVLQQTFVNFELIVINDGSQDSTVDVIAKIQDPRLKVFSFENAGGNVSRNRGLNLAVGNFISFLDADDIWTSDKLESQLTALKKNPEAKVAYSWTNYIDEDGNFLVAGTHTTVNGNVYADLLVNNFLENGSNPLISREALIELGGFDESLKAAQDWDMWLRLAAHNSFVAVPVVQILYRVSGNSLSSNLVRQEKACLQVLERAYRAAPNIGNHILHLSLANLYKYLACKALQQPFQRKKGANAVKFVWHYFLYDTSRWQRLNLIFKLFIKAMFIMILPADISTVLLTKPRVKTLQPQF; from the coding sequence ATGAATGAACTAAATTCAACTTTACCACTAATCTCTGTAATTATACCAGCTTATAATTGCGAAAAAACTATCAAAGCCACAATAAATTCTGTTTTACAGCAAACTTTTGTAAATTTTGAATTAATTGTCATTAATGATGGTTCTCAGGACTCAACTGTAGACGTTATTGCTAAAATTCAAGACCCCCGACTCAAAGTATTTTCTTTTGAAAATGCAGGCGGAAATGTGAGTCGGAATCGGGGATTAAATTTGGCGGTAGGTAACTTCATCAGCTTTTTGGATGCCGATGATATCTGGACATCAGATAAATTGGAATCTCAGTTGACAGCATTAAAGAAAAACCCAGAAGCGAAAGTTGCTTATAGCTGGACTAACTACATTGATGAAGATGGTAACTTTTTAGTGGCGGGGACACATACAACTGTCAATGGCAATGTCTACGCAGATTTACTAGTTAACAACTTTTTAGAAAATGGTTCCAACCCTTTAATTTCTAGAGAAGCTTTAATAGAATTGGGTGGTTTTGATGAATCTCTCAAGGCTGCTCAAGATTGGGATATGTGGTTGCGATTAGCTGCACATAATTCTTTTGTTGCTGTGCCTGTGGTACAAATATTGTATCGAGTTAGCGGTAATTCATTATCTTCCAATCTTGTCAGGCAAGAAAAAGCCTGTTTACAAGTACTTGAACGAGCTTATAGAGCAGCGCCTAATATAGGTAATCATATTTTGCATTTAAGCTTGGCTAACCTTTATAAATATCTAGCTTGTAAAGCTCTACAACAGCCATTTCAGAGAAAAAAAGGTGCAAATGCAGTCAAGTTCGTTTGGCACTACTTCCTTTATGATACTTCTAGATGGCAACGATTAAACTTAATCTTCAAGCTTTTTATCAAAGCTATGTTTATCATGATTTTGCCTGCGGATATATCTACAGTTTTACTTACTAAACCAAGAGTCAAAACTTTACAGCCACAGTTTTAA
- a CDS encoding Tfp pilus assembly protein FimT/FimU, protein MLKNCSTDGFSIPEILAVLLMIGILAAIGLPSWLASLEIQRLNKAQNEVYNAMRQAQSQASKEKLSWQASFREQNGVVQWAVHPMSVNPAAAYWNDLDANVRLDDETTLQQSSGVRRIQFDYQGNVRQPPLGRITLSGKYGGKVKRCVYVSTILGAVRTAKERSTANSGGDYCY, encoded by the coding sequence ATCTTAAAAAATTGCTCTACTGACGGTTTTTCTATCCCGGAAATATTAGCAGTTCTTTTAATGATTGGTATACTAGCCGCTATAGGATTACCCAGTTGGTTGGCTTCTCTAGAAATTCAGCGTCTCAATAAAGCGCAAAATGAAGTTTACAATGCCATGCGGCAAGCCCAAAGCCAAGCCAGCAAGGAAAAATTGTCTTGGCAAGCTAGCTTTCGTGAGCAAAATGGTGTGGTTCAATGGGCTGTTCATCCGATGAGTGTGAATCCTGCTGCTGCATACTGGAATGACTTAGATGCGAATGTGCGTCTAGATGACGAAACAACTTTACAGCAGTCTAGCGGTGTCAGGCGCATCCAGTTTGATTATCAAGGTAATGTCAGACAACCACCTTTAGGAAGGATTACTTTATCTGGTAAATATGGTGGCAAGGTCAAGCGTTGTGTGTATGTTTCCACTATTTTAGGAGCCGTACGTACAGCAAAGGAGCGTAGTACAGCTAATAGTGGGGGTGATTATTGTTATTAG
- a CDS encoding TIGR04282 family arsenosugar biosynthesis glycosyltransferase codes for MLKSLQVNRQHLIVFTRYPEPGKTKTRLIPTLGGVGAADLQRRMTEHTLMQVKELQTKVRVSSEVRFVGGNLQLMQEWLGFDLVYQSQGEGDLGLRMARSLNDAFQNHAEQVVIIGTDCPGANSLILAQAFARMSSVDLVIGPAIDGGYYLIGLRRFISELFVNIDWGTSQVLQQTVDIATQLNISSMYLPILSDVDRPEDLLIWQRVWETLPLKSYLRGDGDFGNG; via the coding sequence GTGCTGAAATCACTACAGGTTAATAGACAGCACTTAATTGTTTTTACGCGCTATCCAGAACCGGGGAAGACAAAAACTAGATTAATACCTACTTTGGGTGGTGTTGGGGCTGCTGATTTGCAACGGCGGATGACTGAACATACCCTGATGCAAGTTAAAGAACTGCAAACAAAAGTTAGGGTATCTTCAGAAGTGAGGTTTGTGGGCGGAAATTTGCAACTAATGCAAGAGTGGTTGGGATTTGACTTAGTATACCAATCCCAAGGTGAAGGGGATCTGGGTTTACGGATGGCGCGATCGCTTAATGATGCGTTTCAAAATCATGCAGAACAAGTGGTTATAATAGGTACAGACTGCCCAGGTGCAAATTCTCTGATTCTGGCTCAAGCTTTTGCACGAATGTCAAGTGTTGATTTAGTCATTGGCCCGGCGATTGATGGTGGTTATTACTTAATTGGTTTGCGCCGCTTTATCTCAGAATTATTTGTAAATATTGACTGGGGAACCTCGCAAGTATTACAACAGACTGTAGATATTGCTACTCAACTTAATATCTCATCTATGTATTTGCCTATTTTGTCTGATGTTGATAGACCAGAGGATTTACTGATTTGGCAAAGAGTCTGGGAGACACTACCATTAAAATCATACTTGCGAGGGGATGGGGATTTTGGTAATGGATAA